The Ostreibacterium oceani genome has a segment encoding these proteins:
- a CDS encoding YceI family protein codes for MNTRLKKTASLLTLVAAMGLSNQAMAADYVIDSEGKHAFIQFKVNHLGFSYLLGEFEQFTGTFQYDPASPNDFNINVDIDTPSVDSSHAERDKHLRSEDFLHVSEFPKATFVSTSYSENADGSGTLVGDLTLRGVTKSITIDTQKIGMGADPWGKERVGFEGTTAFAMKDFGIPKDLGPASQDVALYLTIEGIKQ; via the coding sequence ATGAATACACGACTTAAAAAAACCGCATCGCTACTGACACTCGTTGCCGCGATGGGGTTAAGTAATCAAGCAATGGCAGCTGACTATGTGATTGACAGTGAAGGTAAACATGCGTTTATTCAATTCAAAGTCAATCACTTGGGATTTAGCTATCTGCTGGGTGAGTTTGAGCAATTTACAGGAACTTTCCAGTATGACCCAGCCAGCCCCAATGATTTTAATATTAACGTAGATATTGATACGCCATCGGTGGACTCTAGCCACGCCGAGCGAGATAAACACTTACGCAGCGAAGATTTTTTGCACGTTAGCGAATTTCCTAAAGCCACGTTTGTCAGTACGAGTTACAGCGAAAATGCGGATGGTAGCGGTACGTTAGTTGGTGATTTGACGCTACGCGGCGTGACAAAATCTATCACCATTGATACGCAAAAAATCGGCATGGGCGCAGATCCTTGGGGTAAAGAGCGAGTCGGGTTTGAAGGTACAACGGCGTTTGCCATGAAAGATTTTGGCATTCCAAAGGACTTAGGACCTGCATCGCAAGACGTTGCGTTGTATTTGACTATCGAAGGCATTAAGCAATAA
- a CDS encoding cytochrome b — MIRDTHDQFGALTKLLHWLTAVAVIGLFGSGFYMVGLDYYDPLYHLIPNYHKSFGILFGVAISSQIVWRLINKRPKPVPTLKRWEHLTATTVQVAMYVLMALIAFLGYLISTSAGAPISVFGWFDVPATIIGIENQADLAGFWHKWGAYTLIFLAAVHAMAALKHHFIDKDNTLRRMLLSRRD, encoded by the coding sequence ATGATACGAGATACCCACGACCAATTTGGTGCGTTGACCAAACTATTACATTGGCTCACTGCCGTTGCAGTGATTGGATTGTTTGGCAGTGGGTTTTACATGGTTGGATTAGATTATTACGACCCGCTTTATCATTTAATACCGAATTATCACAAAAGCTTCGGTATTTTATTTGGCGTTGCGATTAGCTCACAGATTGTCTGGCGGTTGATAAATAAAAGACCTAAGCCAGTACCTACGTTAAAGCGCTGGGAGCACTTGACAGCAACAACGGTTCAAGTGGCGATGTATGTATTGATGGCACTTATTGCGTTTTTAGGGTATTTAATTTCGACTAGTGCTGGTGCACCGATTTCAGTCTTTGGATGGTTTGATGTGCCAGCAACGATTATTGGTATCGAAAATCAGGCCGACCTAGCGGGATTTTGGCATAAATGGGGGGCTTATACATTGATATTCTTGGCCGCAGTTCATGCAATGGCGGCATTAAAACACCATTTTATTGACAAAGATAATACGCTACGTCGTATGCTATTAAGTCGCCGTGATTAA
- the fdhF gene encoding formate dehydrogenase subunit alpha: MKIQVNDKLPVYRAQKLPTSLKLELDASGGLFRETVNFELNGQRVTAQAGQTIIQAAKANGVDIPHLCYQEDMRPDGNCRACMVEIEGERVLAPSCCRNVTPDMKVKTNSERALKSQKMVLELLKTDVTDAVFTHENELDYWAEKMGVTTPRFTPKTPTVGDNSHPAIKFNLEACIRCTRCVRACREEQGHNVLGLAKRGNDAHITFDINDKVEASSCVSCGECVQACPTGALSVVADTIATDNVVESACPYCGVGCLVNYHVKDNKIVKVTGRDGPSNYSRLCVKGRFGFDYIDHEHRLTQPMMRKKGSAKDPTMVDFDPANPLAHFEPVSWETALDAAANGLKQAYAEKGGDGIAGFGSAKCSNEEAYLFQKLLRAGLKTNHVDHCSRLCHAASVVALLEGIGSGAVSNQVDDIARTDVAIIIGSNTTGNHPVAATFMRQAQANGTKLIVIDPRQIDLMRHADYAVQFAPDTDVALMNAMIYTIIEEGLTDDEFIRTRTENFDAIKANIVDYAPEKMAPICGVDAETIREIARVYASAENAMIFWGMGITQHTHGTDNARCIIALALITGQVGRPGAGLHPLRGQNNVQGTSDMGVLPMYYPDYQRIDSAESRQKFEAAWQTDLNPETGLMMADIFDSIENDGITAMYIMGENPAMSDPDLTHARKILAKLQHLVVQDIFFTETAYFADVILPASAFAEKTGTFTNTDRRVQLGRKAVNAPQGTRQDLWIINEIAQRIGLEKSYDDAESVFAEMRTVMPSHAGITWDSLESIGSVTYPKRAEDQPSEPVIFRDKFPTANGLGKLVPAVFARAKELPDADYPFVLMTGRQLEHWHTGTMTRRSEVLDHIEPLPPIQMNEHDIERLGLTAGQRVEIASRRGMITANLRLDNSLRNGEIFMSFGYYEAAANMLTNNVIDPAAKIPEFKFCAVTVRAANEQGQTDNAVDKVAAS, from the coding sequence ATGAAAATACAAGTCAATGACAAGCTGCCCGTTTACAGAGCACAGAAATTACCCACTAGCCTCAAACTCGAACTAGATGCCAGTGGCGGACTATTTCGTGAAACCGTCAATTTTGAGTTAAATGGTCAACGTGTGACGGCTCAGGCGGGGCAAACGATTATCCAAGCCGCCAAAGCCAACGGTGTTGACATTCCACATTTGTGCTACCAAGAAGACATGCGCCCCGATGGGAACTGTCGTGCGTGTATGGTTGAGATAGAAGGGGAGCGCGTATTAGCACCATCTTGTTGTCGTAATGTGACACCCGATATGAAGGTCAAAACCAACTCTGAACGTGCGCTAAAGTCACAAAAAATGGTCTTGGAATTACTCAAAACCGATGTGACCGACGCGGTATTTACGCATGAAAATGAGCTGGATTACTGGGCTGAAAAAATGGGGGTTACCACGCCGCGATTTACGCCTAAGACACCAACAGTAGGGGACAATAGCCACCCTGCGATTAAATTTAATTTAGAGGCGTGTATTCGTTGCACGCGTTGTGTCCGTGCTTGCCGAGAAGAGCAAGGGCACAATGTGCTCGGCCTTGCTAAACGCGGCAATGATGCACATATCACGTTTGATATTAATGATAAAGTAGAAGCCAGTTCGTGCGTTTCTTGTGGCGAATGCGTGCAGGCTTGCCCAACGGGGGCACTATCGGTTGTCGCAGATACCATTGCCACAGACAACGTCGTTGAATCGGCGTGTCCTTATTGTGGTGTGGGGTGTTTGGTCAATTATCATGTCAAAGACAATAAAATTGTCAAAGTCACTGGTCGTGACGGACCATCCAATTATTCGCGTTTGTGCGTAAAAGGGCGTTTTGGATTCGATTATATCGATCATGAACACCGATTGACACAGCCAATGATGCGCAAAAAAGGGTCTGCCAAAGACCCCACTATGGTCGACTTTGACCCAGCCAATCCGCTGGCTCATTTTGAGCCAGTCAGCTGGGAAACGGCGTTAGATGCGGCAGCGAATGGATTAAAGCAAGCTTACGCGGAAAAAGGTGGCGATGGGATTGCGGGGTTTGGTTCGGCCAAATGCTCGAATGAAGAGGCCTACTTGTTTCAGAAACTCCTGCGAGCAGGGCTTAAAACCAATCACGTCGATCATTGCTCACGCCTTTGTCACGCAGCATCTGTTGTTGCTTTGCTCGAAGGCATTGGCTCGGGAGCGGTATCTAATCAAGTCGATGACATTGCACGTACTGATGTCGCCATTATTATTGGCTCAAATACGACAGGCAACCACCCTGTTGCTGCGACTTTTATGCGGCAAGCACAGGCAAATGGAACCAAACTCATCGTCATTGACCCGCGCCAAATCGATCTAATGCGGCATGCAGATTATGCCGTTCAATTTGCCCCAGATACCGATGTGGCATTGATGAATGCGATGATTTATACGATTATCGAAGAAGGACTGACCGATGACGAATTTATCCGCACGCGTACTGAAAATTTCGACGCAATCAAAGCCAATATTGTTGATTACGCACCTGAAAAAATGGCCCCGATTTGCGGTGTAGATGCTGAGACAATTCGCGAAATTGCTCGTGTTTATGCGAGCGCTGAAAATGCGATGATTTTCTGGGGCATGGGGATTACCCAGCACACGCATGGTACGGATAATGCACGTTGTATTATTGCGTTGGCGTTAATCACTGGGCAAGTCGGCCGTCCAGGCGCTGGCTTGCATCCGTTGCGCGGACAAAACAATGTACAAGGCACCTCTGACATGGGCGTTTTGCCGATGTACTATCCTGATTATCAGCGCATTGACAGCGCTGAATCTCGCCAAAAATTCGAGGCTGCTTGGCAGACGGATTTAAACCCTGAGACAGGTTTAATGATGGCAGATATCTTTGACTCAATTGAAAATGATGGTATTACCGCGATGTACATCATGGGTGAAAACCCCGCAATGTCTGATCCCGATTTAACCCATGCACGCAAAATTTTGGCAAAACTGCAACATTTGGTGGTGCAGGATATTTTCTTTACTGAGACGGCGTATTTTGCAGATGTGATTCTGCCTGCGTCAGCATTTGCTGAAAAAACTGGGACCTTTACCAATACCGATCGTCGCGTCCAACTGGGGCGAAAGGCAGTCAATGCGCCACAAGGAACGCGCCAAGATTTATGGATTATCAACGAAATCGCACAGCGTATTGGCTTAGAAAAATCGTATGATGACGCAGAAAGTGTGTTCGCTGAAATGCGAACGGTGATGCCTAGCCATGCGGGAATTACTTGGGATAGTTTAGAAAGTATTGGCTCGGTTACGTACCCTAAACGCGCCGAGGACCAACCATCAGAGCCCGTTATATTCCGAGATAAGTTCCCAACAGCCAATGGGTTAGGTAAATTAGTGCCCGCCGTGTTTGCACGAGCCAAAGAATTGCCTGATGCGGATTATCCTTTTGTCTTAATGACAGGGCGTCAATTAGAGCATTGGCATACTGGCACCATGACACGCCGCTCTGAAGTGTTGGATCATATCGAGCCCTTACCGCCGATACAAATGAATGAGCATGACATCGAACGGCTTGGTTTGACCGCAGGTCAACGCGTTGAAATTGCATCCAGACGTGGGATGATTACGGCGAACCTTCGGCTTGATAATAGCTTGAGAAACGGTGAAATTTTTATGTCTTTTGGTTATTACGAAGCCGCCGCCAATATGTTAACTAACAACGTGATTGACCCTGCCGCCAAAATCCCTGAATTTAAATTTTGTGCAGTTACCGTGCGTGCTGCCAATGAACAAGGGCAAACAGACAACGCAGTGGACAAAGTCGCAGCCAGTTAA
- a CDS encoding NAD(P)H-dependent oxidoreductase subunit E encodes MKAAIFKKQKKGHQVSKTHLTALQALLGDADLSRDMLIEHLHTIQDHYGHLSDENMVALGTLMRLTPVEVYEVASFYHHFDIVKTGEDAPPAITVRVCESMSCQMAGAEALIHDLTDQYSQGDVRIQRVPCVGACHEAPVAVVGQNRLFKAHTSTVVDAVKNKATQPAVIADALTFDAYCQQGGYALYKQVLAGELDKSDIISTLKDASLRGLGGAGFPTGVKWDIVSKEKGPRFLAVNLDEGEPGTIKDGVYLAQNPHQFLEGMLIAAAVVGCETCYIYLRDEYPSQRELLQRELAKLTQLAAHLPAIHLRRGAGAYICGEESAMIESIEGKRGMPRLRPPFVASVGIFNRPTLVNNFETLYWVPELLKKGSAWFTSHGANGRVGLRSFSVSGRVNKPGVHLAPAGITIQTLIDEYCGGMQAGHEFYGYFPGGASGGILPATMNDIPLDFDTLQPYDCFIGSAAIIVFSNQDSAKALALNAMEFFKHESCGQCTPCSVGTDKACDLMREKQWDQPKLFDLADVMRDASICGLGQAAPNPMLSVIKHFPHEI; translated from the coding sequence ATGAAAGCTGCTATTTTTAAAAAACAAAAAAAAGGTCACCAAGTTAGCAAAACCCATTTGACGGCTTTACAAGCGCTACTAGGGGATGCGGATTTGTCACGCGATATGCTGATTGAGCATTTACATACTATCCAAGACCACTACGGCCACCTATCTGATGAGAATATGGTTGCGCTCGGCACACTGATGCGACTAACACCCGTTGAGGTTTACGAAGTGGCGAGTTTTTATCATCACTTTGATATTGTCAAAACGGGCGAGGACGCGCCACCAGCGATTACCGTTCGTGTTTGTGAATCGATGAGTTGCCAAATGGCAGGCGCTGAGGCGTTAATCCATGATTTAACTGATCAGTATAGCCAAGGTGATGTGCGCATCCAGCGTGTGCCCTGCGTTGGGGCATGCCACGAAGCCCCTGTTGCAGTCGTTGGTCAAAATCGGTTATTCAAGGCGCACACGAGTACCGTTGTTGATGCGGTTAAAAACAAAGCGACTCAACCTGCGGTTATCGCGGATGCGCTCACGTTTGATGCCTATTGCCAGCAAGGTGGTTATGCGCTGTATAAGCAAGTTTTGGCAGGAGAGCTGGATAAATCGGACATTATTTCAACATTAAAAGATGCCTCGCTTCGCGGTCTAGGCGGCGCTGGATTCCCGACGGGTGTTAAGTGGGATATCGTGAGCAAAGAAAAAGGGCCACGATTCCTTGCGGTGAATTTAGACGAAGGTGAGCCTGGAACCATTAAAGATGGGGTTTATCTTGCGCAAAATCCGCATCAATTTCTAGAAGGGATGCTAATCGCGGCCGCGGTCGTGGGCTGTGAGACCTGTTATATTTATCTGCGCGATGAATACCCTTCGCAACGAGAATTGTTGCAGCGTGAGTTGGCTAAGCTGACACAATTAGCGGCTCATCTTCCTGCGATTCACTTGCGGCGAGGGGCAGGGGCGTATATTTGTGGCGAAGAGTCAGCAATGATTGAATCAATCGAAGGCAAGCGTGGTATGCCGAGATTACGCCCGCCTTTTGTGGCGAGCGTGGGTATTTTTAATCGTCCGACCTTGGTGAATAATTTTGAAACGCTGTATTGGGTGCCAGAGTTGCTGAAAAAAGGCAGCGCTTGGTTTACTTCGCATGGCGCGAATGGCCGGGTAGGATTGCGTAGTTTTTCGGTGTCAGGTCGCGTCAATAAGCCAGGGGTTCATTTGGCGCCGGCAGGCATTACCATTCAGACGTTAATTGATGAGTACTGTGGCGGGATGCAAGCAGGGCATGAATTTTATGGTTACTTCCCAGGCGGTGCTTCAGGTGGTATTTTACCTGCGACAATGAATGACATACCGTTAGATTTTGATACGCTACAGCCTTATGATTGCTTTATTGGGTCGGCGGCAATTATCGTTTTTTCTAATCAAGACAGTGCGAAAGCGCTTGCGCTCAATGCGATGGAATTTTTCAAACACGAGTCTTGTGGTCAATGTACGCCATGCAGCGTGGGAACCGATAAAGCGTGTGATTTGATGCGAGAAAAACAGTGGGATCAACCCAAGTTGTTTGATTTGGCCGATGTGATGCGAGATGCTTCAATCTGTGGTTTGGGCCAAGCGGCACCAAACCCTATGCTATCGGTTATCAAGCATTTTCCACATGAAATTTAA
- a CDS encoding alanine/glycine:cation symporter family protein, with protein MADFITQTMNIIWSWPLLILCLGAGVFFSWTTRFVQIRHFANMWRQLFGGKNSTAGISSFQAFSVSLSGRVGVGNIAGVATAIGFGGPSAVFWMWVVAFFGASTAYIESTLGQIYKTQLHGQFRGGPAFYFEKCLGLRWFALLFAVSSVIACGLFLPETQANAVGNAVIEMIGERGHLIATPFGEISEYKLYTLLFILTVLGIIIFGGVKRIATVTQYLVPFMALAYVTMAAVILMAHFRDIPAIFSLIFSDIFNPQAGLGAALGWGVKRGVYSNEAGQGSGPHAAAAAEVDHPAQQGLVQAFSVYIDTLLICTATALMILITQKYNIQGALPDGQFLTQYIDASAKINSADFTQMAVTTTFGQFGNSFVAAAVLLFAFTTILAYYYIAETNVAYLNQFWQLPYALTAIKCLIMLAVSIGFLFGEAAVWGLGDIGVGIMAWQNIIGILLISYLGSPAIKALKDYEKQRKDKLTPLQFNPKALGIQHATFWQTRYNEQQQSKDS; from the coding sequence ATGGCCGATTTTATTACACAAACCATGAACATCATTTGGAGCTGGCCGCTACTGATTTTGTGCCTAGGCGCAGGGGTATTTTTTAGCTGGACAACCCGATTTGTACAAATTCGACACTTTGCCAATATGTGGCGCCAATTGTTTGGCGGCAAAAACTCAACGGCAGGGATTTCTTCGTTTCAGGCGTTTTCTGTGTCGTTATCAGGCCGTGTCGGCGTTGGCAATATTGCAGGCGTTGCAACTGCTATCGGGTTTGGTGGACCCAGCGCCGTTTTTTGGATGTGGGTAGTCGCTTTTTTCGGCGCAAGCACTGCCTATATCGAATCAACCTTAGGGCAAATTTACAAAACCCAACTACACGGACAATTTCGCGGTGGGCCCGCGTTTTATTTTGAAAAATGCCTTGGGTTACGCTGGTTTGCACTGCTATTTGCCGTCTCATCAGTCATCGCGTGTGGGTTATTTTTACCTGAAACACAAGCCAACGCAGTTGGCAACGCGGTGATTGAAATGATTGGCGAACGCGGTCATTTAATCGCTACGCCATTTGGCGAAATCAGCGAATACAAACTCTATACCTTATTGTTTATTTTAACTGTACTGGGTATCATCATTTTTGGCGGTGTAAAGCGCATTGCGACCGTCACCCAATACCTAGTTCCGTTTATGGCGCTCGCTTATGTCACCATGGCTGCGGTTATTTTGATGGCACATTTTCGCGATATTCCCGCTATTTTTTCGCTTATTTTCAGCGATATATTTAATCCGCAAGCTGGGCTGGGTGCCGCCCTTGGTTGGGGTGTTAAACGTGGCGTTTATTCCAATGAAGCAGGACAAGGCTCAGGCCCTCACGCCGCCGCCGCCGCCGAGGTCGACCACCCTGCACAACAAGGTCTCGTCCAAGCCTTTTCAGTTTATATCGATACCTTGTTAATTTGCACGGCAACCGCATTGATGATTTTAATTACCCAAAAATACAATATCCAAGGCGCCCTACCCGATGGTCAATTCCTGACCCAATACATTGACGCAAGTGCCAAAATCAACTCTGCCGATTTTACACAAATGGCGGTCACAACCACATTTGGACAGTTTGGTAATAGCTTTGTCGCCGCCGCCGTGTTGTTGTTTGCTTTTACGACCATCTTAGCCTATTACTATATCGCTGAAACCAACGTGGCTTACCTGAATCAATTTTGGCAATTGCCTTATGCGCTAACCGCAATCAAGTGTCTTATCATGCTTGCCGTCAGTATCGGTTTTTTGTTTGGTGAGGCAGCCGTCTGGGGGCTAGGCGATATTGGCGTTGGTATTATGGCCTGGCAAAACATTATCGGAATTTTACTCATCAGCTACCTAGGCAGCCCAGCAATCAAGGCTTTAAAAGACTACGAAAAACAACGCAAAGATAAGCTTACGCCGCTACAGTTTAACCCCAAAGCACTAGGCATCCAGCACGCCACTTTTTGGCAAACCCGCTACAACGAGCAGCAACAATCAAAAGACAGTTGA
- the aroE gene encoding shikimate dehydrogenase, producing MKYFAVIGNPIAHSRSPEIHDAFAKALGLTINYQRLLSEPAQFTQTVNAFFHRTDVGVEHARTECAEARNPIAGHGMNVTVPFKEAALQYADELSEAAQIAGAVNTLTNQSGKIKGDNTDGIGLVTDILTNHQWPIADKRVLMVGAGGAARGCLLPILKQQPQQLTITNRSVDKAQSLAEGFQKYGNIDYADYTDYATTDTLNRPYDIVINATAASLHGQMIALPAEIFSADTLAYDMMYAKKPTPFMTFAQQHRATAVDGLGMLVEQAAQAFYLWHGEHPETATVIQRIRQSL from the coding sequence ATGAAATATTTTGCAGTGATTGGCAATCCGATTGCACACTCGCGCTCACCTGAGATTCACGACGCGTTTGCAAAGGCACTGGGGCTAACCATAAACTACCAACGTTTACTCAGCGAGCCCGCGCAATTTACCCAAACCGTCAATGCTTTTTTTCATCGCACGGATGTGGGCGTTGAACACGCAAGGACTGAATGCGCAGAAGCCAGAAACCCAATTGCGGGGCATGGTATGAATGTCACCGTACCTTTCAAGGAAGCCGCGCTACAATATGCTGACGAATTATCCGAAGCGGCACAAATCGCAGGCGCAGTCAATACGCTCACCAACCAGTCGGGTAAAATCAAAGGCGATAATACCGATGGCATAGGGCTAGTCACTGACATACTGACTAACCACCAATGGCCTATAGCAGACAAACGTGTTCTTATGGTTGGTGCAGGGGGCGCTGCACGGGGCTGCTTGCTCCCCATTTTAAAACAGCAACCGCAGCAACTCACCATCACTAACCGCAGCGTAGACAAAGCCCAATCACTGGCCGAGGGCTTTCAAAAATACGGCAATATCGATTATGCTGATTATACTGACTATGCTACCACCGATACCCTTAACCGCCCTTATGACATCGTGATTAACGCAACCGCTGCGTCGCTACACGGTCAAATGATTGCCCTGCCCGCCGAAATCTTTAGCGCCGATACGCTCGCGTATGACATGATGTATGCCAAAAAACCCACGCCATTTATGACCTTTGCCCAACAACACAGGGCAACCGCTGTCGATGGTCTGGGGATGCTAGTCGAACAAGCCGCGCAAGCCTTTTACCTATGGCACGGCGAACACCCCGAGACGGCGACAGTCATCCAACGCATTCGACAATCACTGTGA
- a CDS encoding tyrosine-type recombinase/integrase produces the protein MPLSDLQIKKAKPAEKKYKLNDGHGLFLLVKPNGSKFFYFRFSQHRKQREKYLGEYPAVTLAAARIAVALARENIDRGLSPFPDKKAKTKITFSDVTAQFLKQKAKHVTPKTLDTARSRFENHVFPFIGNRAITEISTAEVKAILVRLDDDGKSSLAIRTRSLISAVFRYGILDGVCDYDVAAPLTGFIKRKKVKHMPALTTPREVSALLGAIWGYHGAFRTRVALKLMAYCFVRTQEMRFAEWSEFDFDRGLWVIPAEKMKMARPHIVPLAHQSIELLKSINEYTGDRKYVFSNPRRDKDVTMSENTINNALKILGFEGVMVGHGFRAMASTMLHEQGYSPLHIEMQLAHAEKNSVKAAYNHAEYLAPRATMMQNWADYLDDLRLNPPR, from the coding sequence ATGCCACTGAGCGATTTACAAATCAAAAAAGCCAAGCCTGCTGAAAAAAAATATAAGCTCAATGATGGGCACGGCCTTTTTTTGCTGGTCAAACCCAATGGCAGTAAATTTTTTTATTTTCGTTTTTCTCAACATCGAAAGCAGCGAGAAAAATATCTGGGCGAATATCCAGCCGTCACACTCGCCGCTGCACGTATTGCCGTAGCGCTGGCGCGGGAAAACATCGATCGCGGGCTGTCACCATTTCCAGACAAAAAAGCGAAAACAAAAATCACCTTTTCTGATGTCACGGCACAATTTCTAAAACAAAAAGCCAAGCACGTCACACCCAAAACCCTCGATACGGCAAGGTCGCGTTTTGAAAATCATGTTTTCCCGTTTATTGGCAACAGAGCAATCACTGAGATTTCTACAGCTGAGGTCAAAGCCATTTTAGTGCGACTTGACGATGACGGTAAGTCGTCCTTAGCGATTCGGACGCGTAGTTTAATCAGCGCGGTGTTTCGCTATGGCATTTTGGACGGGGTTTGTGATTATGATGTTGCTGCCCCGCTAACAGGATTTATCAAGCGAAAAAAAGTCAAACACATGCCCGCACTCACCACCCCGCGCGAGGTCTCTGCGTTACTCGGCGCGATTTGGGGGTATCACGGCGCGTTTCGCACACGCGTCGCGCTGAAATTAATGGCGTATTGCTTTGTGCGCACACAAGAAATGCGCTTTGCCGAGTGGTCAGAGTTTGACTTTGACCGCGGGCTGTGGGTAATCCCCGCTGAAAAAATGAAAATGGCGCGCCCGCACATCGTACCACTGGCGCATCAGTCGATTGAGTTATTGAAAAGCATCAACGAGTACACGGGGGATCGAAAATATGTTTTTTCTAACCCCCGCCGCGATAAAGACGTCACCATGTCAGAAAACACGATTAATAATGCGCTAAAAATCCTCGGGTTTGAGGGGGTGATGGTCGGGCATGGTTTTCGCGCGATGGCTAGCACGATGTTGCATGAGCAAGGCTATTCGCCACTACATATCGAGATGCAACTCGCGCACGCCGAGAAAAACAGCGTCAAAGCCGCGTACAATCACGCGGAATATCTCGCCCCCCGCGCGACGATGATGCAAAACTGGGCCGATTATTTGGATGATTTACGTCTCAATCCCCCGCGCTAG
- the ssb gene encoding single-stranded DNA-binding protein, translated as MSNRGVNKAIIVGNLGSDPEMRYLPNGTAVATLSVATSEGWTDKNTGQPQERTEWHRVEAFDKLAEIMGQYLRKGSQVYIEGAIRTDKYTDKQGIEKYSTKIRADQMQMLGSRPDGHNHQSQPSSAPAPQQSSAPAVQPAGQPAPQPAPASDNFSPSDPFG; from the coding sequence ATGAGTAACAGAGGCGTCAACAAAGCAATCATCGTCGGCAACCTAGGCAGCGACCCCGAAATGCGGTACCTGCCTAACGGCACGGCAGTGGCCACGCTATCAGTGGCGACCAGCGAGGGCTGGACGGACAAAAACACAGGGCAACCCCAAGAGCGCACCGAGTGGCACCGCGTCGAGGCGTTTGACAAGCTCGCTGAAATCATGGGGCAGTACCTACGCAAAGGCTCGCAGGTGTATATCGAGGGCGCAATCCGCACCGATAAATACACCGATAAGCAAGGCATAGAGAAATACAGCACAAAAATCCGCGCCGACCAAATGCAGATGCTGGGCAGCAGGCCCGATGGCCACAACCATCAATCGCAACCATCGTCAGCACCAGCTCCGCAGCAATCGTCAGCACCAGCCGTGCAACCTGCAGGGCAACCAGCGCCGCAGCCAGCGCCCGCAAGCGATAACTTTTCACCCAGCGACCCGTTTGGCTAA
- a CDS encoding helix-turn-helix transcriptional regulator has translation MRVINKTDLLKKLPFKKSTLYQRINDGFFPAGILTPVSAHAVWDEDVVDAWLILAYGLNKPMPDLHPEDLAVVKSCIARLQRDGLQRDGLQRDGLATSNNNKSTDNIQNNIHNNKGKTI, from the coding sequence ATGCGAGTCATCAACAAAACCGATTTACTAAAAAAGCTACCGTTCAAAAAAAGCACACTCTACCAGCGCATCAATGACGGGTTTTTCCCCGCGGGGATACTAACACCCGTGTCGGCGCACGCGGTGTGGGACGAGGACGTAGTCGACGCGTGGTTAATTTTGGCCTACGGCCTCAATAAACCCATGCCCGACTTGCACCCCGAGGACTTAGCTGTGGTCAAGTCGTGCATTGCGCGGCTACAACGTGATGGACTGCAACGCGATGGACTACAACGCGATGGACTGGCGACATCGAACAACAACAAAAGCACTGATAACATTCAAAACAACATTCACAATAACAAAGGGAAAACAATATGA